One part of the Deltaproteobacteria bacterium genome encodes these proteins:
- a CDS encoding invasin domain 3-containing protein → MRKLGASLAIVFFAGMGCVTDVGGEPAPVAVVGADGNVALETEVTLDGSGSHVPGNPGAVLSYAWSISVEPSPGAGTLGTPAAATTSFLASAPGHYVVRLVVSHEGRDSKPDYGNVRVFELALPPAANAGPDQTVDPGVTVTLDGTGSADPNGGALTYAWTQTTGDPVTLSDPAAAQPTFTSPQPAGTLSFSLVVTDNTALASQPDTVVVTVSDLPPVAVITAPATGDEGAAVALDGTSSYDPNGDPGTAFTYAWTVQSNLGITLTDPAVARPAFTVPSFCGAEQVTVGLTVTVGGQASAPVSAVVDLQDIVNNAPTANAGGTQTVGEGDTVTLDGSGSADCNGDALTYAWTQTSGPAVTLSDTTAAQPTFTAPTVLADTFLGFLITVTDPAGLTDTAAVTVSVRNSVNEPPIANAGPPQSVQVVATVTLDGSGSSDPNGDALTYAWTQLAGTGVTLSDATAVQPTFTAPTTPGDLEFQLVVNDGAADSAPASVTIVVNPAGPDLTASTITTADPSLVADGAATTGVTVSVVDGVGNALIGQAVVIGTTAGTLLGSVVDQGDGTYTQVLRAPTTTGQALLDFTIGGQAASDTATVDFVPGTPSGTIDLFPAPSAIPADGSSTSTITSGTITDDNGNAVADGTLVTVSTDLGTITTVDADAGLPGIQVATSGGVIVFVLRSQVGVGTANLQANSVTGTASGSATVPFQTGLPEGTIAVVVASPIRVADGSSTTQVTGGPVTDASGNTVPDGTLITVTIDGVGAPGTLLDADEDPGTPGLQVSTTGGTFVITVQSGTQAGTLTVNVASAQGSATGSADVTLIPGPAAGTITLTASPDPIAVSGTTSPLPTTTTVTSGVITDLNGNPVPDGTLVTVTADLGSTISTLDADLGQAGIQVATVGGVIAFDIDSGTLAGTLTAGASVDGATGSTTLTVAPGPATSIVYVSGSGQSGTVGSALTGQLVVRTEDANLNPVPGESVAFAATAGGGGVSSPTVTTDAAGEASVTATLGTTAGTDNNTYEATAALSGSPITFTASADPDVAVSLEVTGHPSPSTAGTSQTVTITARDQYGNVATGYTGTVTFTSSDGSAVLPGNTTFTGGDAGVITASVELRTAGSQSVTATDTVTGSITGSQTGITIQAAAADVIVYVSGDGQSGQISSALGQPLVVRVDDAFGNPVAGETVSFAATAGGGGVSPASASTDAAGLAQTTATVGSTVGTDNNTFEATAALTGSPITFTASVTSGPADHLVYVSGDAQTGTVGAALTSELVVRVEDAGNNPVTGYTVAFAATAGGGSVLPTSIATDAAGEARTTATLGTLAGTDNNTYEATAALTGSPITFTASADPDVAVSLEVTGHPSPSTAGTSQTVTITARDQYGNVATGYTGTVTFTSSDGSAVLPGNTTFTGGDAGVITASVELRTAGSQSVTATDTVTGSITGSQTGITVDPGAANKLAMAVEPSNVASGASISPAIEVEVQDQFGNRVTTGSHDVTIAFANDASGGSANLTASSPVATVSGVATFSGVSVDVAASGYTLQFTAPTLTAVVSAAFDVVAGAPASLAFDVQPSNTSASGTITPAVTVRILDANGNLCATATHSVTMAIDNDPNGSSVLSGTLSVSAVSGVATFADLSIDLSGTGFTLLATATGLASATSGAFDIGGCTLAALASASGVGAATTAFPWDTIVLDGTGSTDCGASVTYSWSVAVTATDGTADQVGGFAPWATLPTTGAGGTTIYYVQEPGSYVFTLTMDDAGTPYTSDATITVASFAQIPYGGANEAAADSRSLKFDPVSGRLFIGTEGGGMVYDQVAGTIQNLPCIPGSQVRTLAVSPGGVPHFGHANARTIERVDDVAACIADTGGVTTLDPNGVAASNPARTRDILFPDGSEDFFFATDNDIFFWDDSATSFTEYAYATNGDNAEYRALGRDHDGDYWFASWENANSDRTVKTADPSTETATLDLFTSANDKARCIVRGLLIPSFVNEMWVGTDINGIAYYPDAATASSGGATVFDLASGDLLSNEVWGGVLENGTGDLWFVTNNGIARYKRDVGDFATVAMGGFGLPAFGGGREFQGVAIDEGTARGRILFFSLRSDGIYEIVAP, encoded by the coding sequence ATGAGGAAGCTCGGGGCGAGTCTCGCGATCGTGTTCTTCGCCGGCATGGGCTGCGTGACCGACGTGGGTGGTGAGCCGGCGCCGGTGGCGGTGGTGGGAGCGGACGGAAACGTCGCGCTGGAGACCGAGGTCACCCTCGACGGCAGCGGCAGCCACGTCCCCGGCAACCCCGGGGCCGTCCTCTCCTATGCGTGGAGCATCTCGGTGGAGCCGAGCCCGGGAGCGGGCACCCTCGGCACGCCGGCCGCGGCGACCACCTCCTTCCTCGCCAGCGCACCCGGCCACTACGTCGTCCGGCTGGTGGTGAGCCACGAGGGCCGCGACTCGAAGCCGGACTACGGCAACGTGCGAGTCTTCGAGCTCGCCCTGCCCCCGGCCGCCAACGCCGGCCCCGACCAGACCGTGGATCCGGGGGTGACGGTCACCCTCGACGGCACGGGCAGCGCGGACCCCAACGGCGGCGCCCTGACCTACGCCTGGACCCAGACCACCGGCGACCCCGTGACCCTCTCCGACCCGGCCGCGGCCCAGCCCACCTTCACCTCGCCGCAGCCCGCCGGGACCCTCTCCTTCTCCCTGGTCGTCACCGACAACACCGCCCTCGCCAGCCAGCCCGACACCGTGGTGGTCACCGTCTCCGACCTGCCGCCGGTCGCCGTGATCACCGCCCCCGCCACCGGGGACGAGGGCGCCGCCGTCGCCCTGGACGGCACGAGCTCCTACGATCCGAACGGCGATCCGGGCACGGCCTTCACCTACGCCTGGACCGTGCAGTCGAACCTCGGGATCACCCTCACCGATCCGGCCGTCGCCCGTCCGGCCTTCACGGTGCCCAGCTTCTGCGGCGCCGAGCAGGTCACCGTCGGCCTCACGGTCACCGTCGGCGGGCAGGCCTCGGCGCCGGTCAGCGCCGTCGTCGATCTGCAGGACATCGTGAACAACGCGCCGACAGCCAACGCCGGCGGCACCCAGACGGTGGGAGAGGGCGACACGGTCACCCTCGATGGCAGCGGCTCGGCCGACTGCAACGGCGACGCCCTGACCTACGCCTGGACCCAGACCTCGGGGCCGGCGGTCACGCTCTCCGACACCACCGCGGCGCAGCCCACCTTCACCGCGCCGACGGTCCTCGCCGACACCTTCCTCGGCTTCCTGATCACGGTCACCGACCCCGCCGGCCTCACCGACACCGCCGCGGTCACCGTGAGCGTGCGGAACAGCGTGAACGAGCCGCCGATCGCGAACGCCGGTCCGCCCCAGTCGGTGCAGGTGGTGGCCACCGTCACCCTCGACGGCTCCGGCTCCAGCGACCCCAACGGGGATGCGCTCACCTACGCCTGGACCCAGCTCGCCGGCACCGGCGTGACCCTCTCCGACGCCACCGCCGTCCAGCCGACCTTCACCGCCCCGACCACCCCGGGCGACCTCGAGTTCCAGCTGGTGGTGAACGACGGCGCGGCGGACTCGGCGCCGGCGAGCGTGACCATCGTCGTCAACCCGGCGGGGCCGGACCTGACGGCCTCGACCATCACCACCGCCGATCCCTCGCTGGTGGCGGACGGCGCCGCGACCACCGGCGTGACGGTGAGCGTGGTGGACGGAGTGGGCAACGCGCTCATCGGCCAGGCCGTGGTGATCGGCACCACCGCCGGCACGCTCCTCGGCTCGGTCGTCGATCAGGGCGACGGCACCTACACCCAGGTCCTCCGGGCGCCGACCACCACCGGCCAGGCCCTCCTCGACTTCACCATCGGGGGGCAGGCGGCCAGCGACACCGCCACCGTCGACTTCGTGCCCGGGACGCCCTCCGGCACCATCGACCTCTTCCCGGCGCCCTCCGCCATCCCCGCCGACGGCAGCAGCACCTCCACCATCACCAGCGGGACCATCACCGACGACAACGGCAACGCCGTGGCCGACGGCACCCTGGTTACGGTGAGCACCGATCTGGGCACCATCACCACCGTCGACGCCGACGCCGGCTTGCCGGGGATCCAGGTGGCCACCAGCGGCGGGGTCATCGTCTTCGTGCTCCGGTCCCAGGTGGGCGTGGGCACCGCCAACCTCCAGGCGAACTCCGTCACCGGCACCGCCTCGGGGAGCGCGACCGTGCCCTTCCAGACCGGCCTGCCCGAGGGCACCATCGCGGTGGTGGTGGCCAGCCCGATCCGGGTCGCCGACGGCAGCTCCACCACCCAGGTCACCGGCGGCCCGGTGACCGACGCCTCCGGCAACACGGTGCCCGACGGCACCCTGATCACCGTGACGATCGACGGGGTCGGCGCTCCGGGGACCCTCCTCGACGCCGACGAGGATCCGGGCACGCCCGGCCTCCAGGTGAGCACCACCGGCGGGACCTTCGTGATCACCGTCCAGTCCGGCACCCAGGCGGGCACCCTCACCGTGAACGTGGCCAGCGCGCAGGGGAGCGCCACCGGCAGCGCCGACGTCACCCTGATCCCCGGCCCGGCCGCCGGGACCATCACCCTGACGGCCTCGCCCGATCCCATCGCCGTGAGCGGCACGACCTCTCCGCTGCCCACCACCACCACCGTGACCAGCGGGGTGATCACCGACCTCAACGGTAACCCGGTTCCCGACGGCACCCTGGTGACCGTCACCGCCGATCTCGGGAGCACCATCAGCACCCTCGACGCGGACCTGGGCCAGGCCGGGATCCAGGTCGCCACTGTGGGCGGAGTCATCGCCTTCGACATCGACTCCGGCACCCTGGCCGGCACCCTCACCGCCGGCGCCTCGGTGGACGGCGCCACCGGCAGCACCACCCTCACCGTCGCCCCCGGCCCGGCGACGAGCATCGTCTACGTGAGCGGGAGCGGGCAGAGCGGGACCGTGGGGTCGGCGCTCACCGGTCAGCTGGTCGTCCGCACCGAGGACGCGAACCTCAACCCGGTCCCGGGAGAGAGCGTCGCCTTCGCCGCCACCGCGGGCGGGGGCGGGGTCTCGTCCCCCACCGTCACCACCGACGCCGCCGGCGAGGCGAGCGTCACGGCGACCCTCGGCACCACCGCGGGGACGGACAACAACACCTACGAGGCCACCGCGGCCCTGAGCGGCTCGCCGATCACCTTCACCGCCTCGGCGGATCCCGACGTGGCGGTGAGCCTCGAGGTCACCGGGCACCCCTCGCCGAGCACGGCGGGCACCAGCCAGACGGTGACGATCACCGCCCGGGACCAGTACGGCAACGTGGCCACCGGCTACACCGGCACCGTCACCTTCACCTCCAGTGACGGCTCGGCGGTGCTGCCGGGGAACACCACCTTCACCGGCGGCGACGCCGGGGTGATCACCGCCAGCGTCGAGCTGCGCACCGCCGGCAGCCAGAGCGTGACGGCCACCGACACCGTCACCGGCAGCATCACCGGCAGCCAGACCGGCATCACCATCCAGGCGGCGGCGGCGGACGTGATCGTCTACGTCAGCGGCGACGGGCAGAGCGGGCAGATCTCCAGCGCCCTGGGGCAGCCCCTGGTCGTGCGGGTGGACGACGCCTTCGGCAACCCGGTCGCGGGAGAGACCGTGAGCTTCGCGGCGACCGCCGGCGGTGGTGGGGTCTCGCCGGCCAGCGCTTCCACCGACGCGGCGGGCCTGGCCCAGACCACGGCCACCGTGGGCAGCACGGTGGGCACCGACAACAACACCTTCGAGGCGACGGCGGCCCTGACCGGCTCGCCGATCACCTTCACCGCCTCGGTGACCTCCGGCCCCGCCGACCACCTCGTCTACGTCAGCGGCGACGCCCAGACCGGCACCGTGGGCGCGGCGCTCACCTCCGAGCTGGTGGTGCGGGTCGAGGACGCCGGCAACAACCCGGTGACCGGCTACACGGTCGCCTTCGCGGCCACCGCCGGCGGCGGTAGCGTCCTGCCCACCTCGATCGCCACCGACGCGGCGGGTGAGGCTCGGACCACCGCGACCCTCGGCACCCTCGCTGGCACCGACAACAACACCTACGAGGCGACGGCGGCCCTGACCGGCTCGCCGATCACCTTCACCGCCTCGGCGGATCCCGACGTGGCGGTGAGCCTCGAGGTCACCGGGCACCCCTCGCCGAGCACGGCGGGCACCAGCCAGACGGTGACGATCACCGCCCGGGACCAGTACGGCAACGTGGCCACCGGCTACACCGGCACCGTCACCTTCACCTCCAGTGACGGCTCGGCGGTGCTGCCGGGGAACACCACCTTCACCGGCGGCGACGCCGGGGTGATCACCGCCAGCGTCGAGCTGCGCACCGCCGGCAGCCAGAGCGTGACGGCCACCGACACCGTCACCGGCAGCATCACCGGCAGCCAGACCGGCATCACGGTCGATCCGGGCGCCGCGAACAAGCTGGCCATGGCCGTCGAGCCCAGCAACGTCGCCTCCGGCGCCAGCATCTCGCCGGCCATCGAGGTCGAGGTCCAGGATCAGTTCGGCAACCGGGTCACGACCGGCAGCCACGACGTCACCATCGCCTTCGCCAACGACGCCTCCGGGGGGAGCGCGAACCTCACGGCCAGCAGCCCGGTCGCCACGGTCTCCGGCGTCGCGACCTTCAGCGGGGTCAGCGTCGACGTCGCGGCCTCGGGCTACACCCTGCAGTTCACCGCCCCGACCCTGACCGCCGTCGTCTCCGCGGCCTTCGACGTCGTGGCCGGGGCGCCCGCCTCCCTGGCCTTCGACGTCCAGCCCTCGAACACGAGCGCCAGCGGCACGATCACCCCGGCGGTGACCGTCCGGATCCTCGACGCCAACGGCAACCTCTGCGCGACCGCCACCCACTCGGTGACGATGGCCATCGACAACGATCCCAACGGCAGCTCCGTCCTCTCGGGCACCCTCTCGGTCTCCGCGGTGAGCGGCGTGGCCACCTTCGCGGACCTCTCCATCGACCTCTCGGGCACGGGCTTCACCCTCCTGGCCACCGCCACCGGGCTGGCCTCGGCCACCAGCGGCGCCTTCGACATCGGCGGCTGCACGCTGGCGGCCCTGGCCTCGGCCAGCGGGGTCGGGGCGGCCACGACCGCCTTCCCCTGGGACACCATCGTCCTCGACGGCACCGGCAGCACCGACTGCGGGGCCAGCGTCACCTACAGCTGGTCGGTGGCGGTGACGGCCACCGACGGCACCGCCGATCAGGTCGGCGGCTTCGCCCCCTGGGCCACCCTGCCCACCACCGGCGCCGGCGGCACCACGATCTACTACGTGCAGGAGCCGGGCTCCTACGTCTTCACCCTCACCATGGACGACGCGGGTACCCCCTACACTTCCGACGCCACCATCACCGTGGCGAGCTTCGCCCAGATCCCCTACGGGGGCGCGAACGAGGCCGCGGCGGACTCCCGGAGCCTCAAGTTCGATCCGGTCTCGGGGCGTCTCTTCATCGGTACCGAGGGGGGCGGAATGGTCTACGACCAGGTCGCGGGGACCATCCAGAACCTCCCCTGCATCCCCGGCAGCCAGGTGAGGACACTGGCCGTGAGCCCCGGGGGGGTGCCACACTTCGGGCACGCCAACGCGCGCACGATCGAGCGGGTCGACGACGTGGCGGCCTGCATCGCCGACACCGGCGGCGTCACCACCCTCGATCCGAACGGGGTGGCCGCCAGCAACCCGGCCCGGACCCGGGACATCTTGTTCCCGGACGGCAGCGAGGACTTCTTCTTCGCCACCGACAACGACATCTTCTTCTGGGACGACTCGGCCACGAGCTTCACCGAGTACGCCTACGCCACCAACGGCGACAACGCGGAGTACCGCGCCCTGGGGCGGGATCACGACGGCGACTACTGGTTCGCCTCCTGGGAGAACGCCAACTCCGACCGCACGGTGAAGACCGCCGATCCGAGCACCGAGACCGCGACCCTCGACCTCTTCACGAGCGCCAACGACAAGGCTCGCTGCATCGTGCGCGGGCTGCTGATCCCCAGCTTCGTCAACGAGATGTGGGTGGGGACCGACATCAACGGCATCGCCTACTATCCCGACGCCGCCACCGCCTCGAGCGGCGGGGCGACGGTCTTCGACCTGGCCAGCGGGGATCTGCTGAGCAACGAGGTCTGGGGCGGCGTGCTGGAGAACGGCACCGGGGACCTCTGGTTCGTCACCAACAACGGGATCGCCCGCTACAAGAGGGACGTCGGCGACTTCGCGACGGTGGCCATGGGTGGCTTCGGCCTCCCCGCGTTCGGGGGCGGGCGCGAGTTCCAGGGTGTGGCCATCGACGAAGGCACGGCCCGCGGCCGGATCCTCTTCTTCTCCCTGCGCTCGGACGGAATCTACGAGATCGTCGCCCCCTAG
- the mfd gene encoding transcription-repair coupling factor: protein MSAPTSIFERIARRAGALAPGESLSASGFAGDAEALALARLSVERPVVAVCPDGTQADALYRALRAFLPGGTADAPRVLRLPADEILPYDALSPDPQVAQARLGALFHLRFETGARVLVLSVASLYGRVLAPATLDRHARAIALKDLIDRDELAHALLEAGYHNVPLCEDPGTYALRGGILDCFSPLYRWPLRIEFFGDEIDSLRFYDPATQRTVETVADAFLPPAREVLFDARSIRNATLAARELADEMDRPSRQIRGLLDEIERGQAGFGIEALLPGFYDEGLVSLGEYLPEGAVLALVRADACEEAAASLDAHLEQEYAAARDRSELVYPPQGYFIGGEEREALHASLPTLRLGELILAGDALHQEVEEAADEDEGVSPARVPEGERPLKANQQPTALLRQEILAGRDPEGALAPLVSRLKRWRDAGHTVILSASSAGRADRLKQLLLGRALMVKTLASSEEAPAFDPARPRAFHDPSVHAHLLRGELEGGFVDGEAGLVVLSDAEILGKPKEGRHQKKAGAKPEEIFAERFRDLAEGDLVIHVEHGIARYGGLTRLSLRGVEGDFLELHFAGKDKIYLPVHRLGLVQKYVGGKEEATRLDKLGSQAFAVRKKKVKEELLKMAAELLEIYAARKAHPGTAFSPPDTAFRHFETGFAYEETNDQARAIHEVIVDMQRDQPMDRLVCGDVGFGKTEVAMRAAMKAVIDGKQVAVLVPTTVLAAQHESSFKERFAGFPVSVEGVSRFRPKEEIRDVLARAKEGKVDILIGTHRLLSKDVGFKDLGLLVVDEEQRFGVKQKEALKRLRKQVDVLTLTATPIPRTLNMSLSGIRDLSIIATPPMDRRAIRTFVTRFDGPTIKEAVERELARGGQVFFVHNRVKSIGGVYRYLRELLPDVKIEVAHGQMTETKLETAMTRFVKREADLLLCTAIIESGLDIPSVNTILISRSDMFGLAQLYQLRGRVGRSRERAYCYLLVPARRPITPDARKRLTVLQELGELGAGFRLASHDLEIRGAGNLLGHHQSGQIEAVGFDLYSQMLDDAVRELRGQPPREHFEPEVTLPVPAFLPDDYIPDIHQRLTLYKRATSLEGEEEIAAFREELVDRYGHLPGEAENLLAISRIRHHLARLHLRSLESGPGRLVITLGDEARLDPLRLAAHIEKVDKGHRGRLRLSPELRLSLKLPGVLEGEALFEAAVAFIEEIDRAAGG, encoded by the coding sequence ATGTCCGCCCCGACCTCCATCTTCGAGCGCATCGCGAGGCGCGCCGGAGCCCTCGCGCCCGGTGAGTCCCTCTCGGCCTCCGGCTTCGCCGGGGACGCCGAGGCCCTCGCCCTCGCCCGCCTCTCGGTGGAGCGGCCGGTGGTGGCGGTCTGCCCGGACGGCACCCAGGCCGACGCCCTCTACCGGGCCCTGCGGGCCTTCCTCCCCGGCGGGACGGCCGACGCGCCGCGGGTGCTGCGCCTGCCCGCCGACGAGATCCTCCCCTACGACGCCCTCTCGCCGGATCCCCAGGTGGCCCAGGCCCGCCTCGGCGCCCTCTTCCACCTGCGCTTCGAGACCGGGGCGCGGGTGCTGGTCCTCTCGGTGGCCTCCCTCTACGGGCGGGTGCTCGCCCCGGCCACCCTCGACCGTCACGCCCGGGCGATCGCCCTGAAGGACCTCATCGACCGGGACGAGCTGGCCCACGCCCTGCTCGAGGCGGGCTACCACAACGTCCCCCTGTGCGAGGACCCGGGGACCTACGCCCTGCGCGGCGGCATCCTCGATTGCTTCTCGCCCCTCTACCGCTGGCCCCTGCGCATCGAGTTCTTCGGGGACGAGATCGACTCCCTGCGCTTCTACGACCCCGCCACTCAGCGCACGGTCGAGACGGTGGCCGACGCCTTCCTGCCTCCGGCGCGGGAGGTCCTCTTCGACGCCCGCTCGATCCGCAACGCCACCCTGGCGGCGCGGGAGCTGGCCGACGAGATGGACCGCCCCTCCCGCCAGATCCGCGGCCTCCTCGACGAGATCGAGCGGGGCCAGGCCGGCTTCGGCATCGAGGCCCTCCTGCCGGGCTTCTACGACGAGGGCCTGGTCTCCCTGGGGGAGTACCTGCCCGAGGGCGCGGTGCTCGCGCTGGTGCGCGCCGACGCCTGCGAGGAGGCGGCCGCCTCCCTCGATGCGCACCTCGAGCAGGAGTACGCGGCGGCCCGCGATCGCAGCGAACTGGTCTACCCCCCGCAGGGCTACTTCATCGGGGGCGAGGAGCGCGAGGCCCTCCACGCCTCCCTGCCCACCCTGCGCCTGGGTGAGCTGATCCTCGCCGGCGACGCCCTGCATCAGGAGGTCGAGGAGGCGGCGGACGAGGACGAGGGCGTTTCGCCGGCGCGGGTCCCGGAGGGGGAGCGCCCCCTCAAGGCCAACCAGCAGCCCACCGCCCTCCTGCGCCAGGAGATCCTCGCCGGCCGCGATCCCGAGGGCGCGCTCGCCCCCCTGGTGAGCCGGCTGAAGCGCTGGCGGGACGCCGGCCACACCGTGATCCTGAGCGCCTCCAGCGCCGGCCGGGCCGATCGCCTCAAGCAGCTCCTCCTGGGCCGGGCCCTGATGGTGAAGACCCTGGCCTCCAGCGAGGAGGCGCCGGCCTTCGATCCGGCCCGCCCCCGGGCCTTCCACGACCCTTCCGTCCACGCCCACCTCCTGCGCGGAGAGCTGGAGGGGGGCTTCGTCGACGGCGAGGCCGGGCTGGTGGTCCTCAGCGACGCCGAGATCCTGGGCAAGCCGAAGGAGGGTCGGCACCAGAAGAAGGCCGGCGCCAAGCCCGAGGAGATCTTCGCCGAGCGCTTCCGGGACCTGGCCGAGGGCGACCTGGTCATCCACGTCGAGCACGGCATCGCCCGCTACGGCGGCCTGACCCGGCTCTCCCTGCGGGGGGTGGAGGGCGACTTCCTCGAGCTCCACTTCGCCGGCAAGGACAAGATCTACCTGCCGGTGCACCGCCTCGGCCTCGTCCAGAAGTACGTGGGGGGCAAGGAGGAGGCGACCCGCCTCGACAAGCTCGGCAGCCAGGCCTTCGCCGTCCGCAAGAAGAAGGTGAAGGAGGAGCTGCTGAAGATGGCGGCCGAGCTCCTCGAGATCTACGCCGCCCGCAAGGCCCACCCGGGCACGGCCTTCTCGCCCCCCGACACCGCCTTCCGTCACTTCGAGACCGGCTTCGCCTACGAGGAGACCAACGACCAGGCGCGGGCGATCCACGAGGTGATCGTGGACATGCAGCGCGATCAGCCCATGGACCGGCTGGTCTGCGGCGACGTGGGCTTCGGCAAGACCGAGGTCGCCATGCGGGCGGCGATGAAGGCGGTGATCGACGGCAAGCAGGTGGCGGTGCTGGTGCCCACCACCGTGCTGGCCGCCCAGCACGAGAGCAGCTTCAAGGAGCGCTTCGCCGGCTTCCCGGTCAGCGTGGAGGGGGTGAGCCGCTTCCGCCCGAAGGAGGAGATCCGGGACGTCCTCGCCCGGGCCAAGGAGGGGAAGGTCGACATCCTCATCGGCACCCACCGGCTGCTCTCCAAGGACGTGGGCTTCAAGGATCTCGGCCTCCTCGTCGTGGACGAGGAGCAGCGCTTCGGGGTGAAGCAGAAGGAGGCCCTGAAGAGGCTGCGCAAGCAGGTGGACGTCCTCACCCTCACCGCCACCCCCATCCCCCGCACCCTGAACATGTCCCTCTCGGGGATCCGGGACCTCTCGATCATCGCCACGCCCCCGATGGATCGGCGGGCGATCCGCACCTTCGTCACCCGCTTCGACGGGCCGACGATCAAGGAGGCCGTCGAGCGCGAGCTCGCCCGGGGCGGGCAGGTCTTCTTCGTCCACAACCGGGTGAAGTCCATCGGCGGCGTGTACCGCTACCTGCGGGAGCTGCTCCCGGACGTGAAGATCGAGGTCGCCCACGGTCAGATGACCGAGACCAAGCTCGAGACGGCGATGACCCGCTTCGTGAAGCGCGAGGCGGACCTGCTGCTCTGCACCGCGATCATCGAGTCGGGCCTCGACATCCCCTCGGTGAACACCATCCTCATCTCCCGCTCGGACATGTTCGGGCTGGCGCAGCTCTACCAGCTGCGCGGGCGGGTCGGCCGCAGCCGGGAGCGGGCCTACTGCTACCTCCTGGTCCCCGCCCGCCGGCCGATCACCCCCGACGCCCGCAAGCGCCTCACGGTCCTGCAGGAGCTCGGCGAGCTGGGGGCGGGCTTCCGCCTGGCCAGCCACGACCTCGAGATCCGGGGGGCGGGCAACCTCCTGGGCCACCACCAGTCCGGGCAGATCGAGGCGGTCGGCTTCGACCTCTACAGCCAGATGCTCGACGACGCCGTGAGGGAGCTGCGGGGGCAGCCGCCCCGGGAGCACTTCGAGCCGGAGGTCACCCTGCCGGTGCCGGCCTTCCTCCCCGACGACTACATCCCCGACATCCACCAGCGCCTGACCCTCTACAAGCGAGCGACCTCGCTGGAGGGCGAGGAGGAGATCGCTGCGTTCCGCGAGGAGCTGGTGGACCGCTACGGCCACCTCCCCGGGGAGGCCGAGAACCTGCTGGCCATCAGCCGGATCCGCCACCACCTGGCCCGCCTCCACCTGCGGAGCCTGGAGAGCGGCCCGGGGCGGCTCGTCATCACCCTGGGGGACGAGGCCCGGCTGGACCCCCTGCGGCTGGCCGCCCACATCGAGAAGGTCGACAAGGGGCACCGGGGGCGCCTGAGGCTCTCGCCGGAGCTGCGCCTCTCCCTGAAGCTGCCCGGGGTCCTGGAGGGGGAGGCCCTCTTCGAGGCCGCCGTGGCCTTCATCGAGGAAATCGATCGGGCCGCCGGAGGTTGA
- a CDS encoding peptidyl-prolyl cis-trans isomerase: MKSTILTSFFALMLSLTLTGCPPKKDGGKTDGKGGESGGVTQTEKAGPALATIGDTKITVDEFKERLMRQSPFLRARYNTTERKKQFLDNMVRFELLAREAERRGLQQDPDVQETMKKVMVQKLIRQLNEDDQAALPDAELKAFYDAHLTDYVKPERVRLAHILVQAEDPAKKGEAKKKIQAIGKELAKRSAEATAFQMIAREKSDDAGTRSVGGDLGYHTKEELADIWGGALADAAFAMEKVGDVSTVVESEKGLHLLKLTGKQKALDRSFDQVKMQIEGRVRREKRTTLFDDFVDGLRTKEAVKVDEALLESIEVSASGVDGEAGPEGMAGPGGMPGPGGAPGGLNPPMPMGEGDEPPHVIPSQPADQ, translated from the coding sequence ATGAAATCCACGATCCTCACCAGCTTCTTCGCCCTGATGCTCTCCCTCACCCTGACCGGCTGCCCGCCGAAGAAGGATGGCGGCAAGACCGACGGCAAGGGCGGCGAGTCCGGCGGTGTCACCCAGACCGAGAAGGCCGGCCCGGCGCTGGCGACCATCGGCGACACCAAGATCACCGTCGACGAGTTCAAGGAGCGCCTCATGCGCCAGAGCCCCTTCCTGCGGGCTCGCTACAACACCACCGAGCGCAAGAAGCAGTTCCTGGACAACATGGTGCGCTTCGAGCTGCTGGCCCGCGAGGCCGAGCGGCGGGGCCTGCAGCAGGACCCCGACGTTCAGGAGACCATGAAGAAGGTCATGGTGCAGAAGCTCATCCGCCAGCTCAACGAGGACGACCAGGCCGCGCTGCCCGACGCGGAGCTCAAGGCCTTCTACGACGCGCACCTCACCGACTACGTGAAGCCCGAGCGGGTGCGCCTGGCCCACATCCTGGTGCAGGCCGAGGACCCGGCGAAGAAGGGTGAGGCCAAGAAGAAGATCCAGGCCATCGGCAAGGAGCTGGCCAAGCGCAGCGCCGAGGCGACCGCCTTCCAGATGATCGCCCGGGAGAAGAGCGACGACGCCGGCACCCGCTCGGTGGGTGGTGACCTGGGCTACCACACCAAGGAGGAGCTGGCCGACATCTGGGGTGGGGCCCTGGCGGACGCCGCCTTCGCCATGGAGAAGGTGGGCGACGTGAGCACCGTCGTGGAGAGCGAGAAGGGCCTCCACCTCCTGAAGCTCACCGGCAAGCAGAAGGCCCTGGATCGCAGCTTCGACCAGGTGAAGATGCAGATCGAGGGGCGCGTACGCCGCGAGAAGCGCACCACCCTCTTCGACGACTTCGTCGACGGGCTGCGCACCAAGGAGGCGGTCAAGGTCGACGAGGCCCTCCTCGAGAGCATCGAGGTCAGCGCCTCGGGCGTCGACGGCGAGGCCGGCCCCGAAGGAATGGCGGGCCCCGGCGGCATGCCTGGCCCCGGGGGCGCCCCGGGCGGCCTGAACCCCCCGATGCCCATGGGCGAGGGCGACGAGCCGCCGCACGTCATCCCCTCCCAGCCCGCGGACCAGTAG